In Coccidioides posadasii str. Silveira chromosome 4, complete sequence, one genomic interval encodes:
- a CDS encoding uncharacterized protein (SECRETED:SignalP(1-29)) encodes MIPEIQNNGSSAITILLLLSLSSLGGSLSLPPSFAKVVSAPSPKVVLPSLSRRVIWIKCHPHFSTINLKDDLVEVFNVPARMVYMRLLVGHLAESTHNMAQKVTHSVLFIDLTAMLQPAPLCAGTFNAGLR; translated from the exons ATGATCCCGGAAATTCAGAATAATGGCTCCTCTGCCATTACTATTCTCCTCCTactctccctctcctcccttGGAGGAAGCCTgtctctccctccctcttTCGCGAAG GTTGTTTCTGCTCCCTCTCCCAAGG TTGTTCTCCCCTCTCTATCCCGACGGGTAAT TTGGATAAAGTGTCATCCACATTTTTCTACGATCAATCTGAAAGATGACTTGGTAGAGGTGTTCAACGTCCCTGCGCGGATGGTCTACATGCGACTTCTTGTCGGCCATCTTGCCGAGTCCACACATAACATGGCGCAGAAAGTCACCCATTCGGTGCTCTTCATTGATTTAACCGCTATGCTGCAACCTGCTCCCCTCTGTGCTGGCACATTCAACGCTGGTCTCAGATGA